In a single window of the Thiohalorhabdus sp. Cl-TMA genome:
- a CDS encoding TM2 domain-containing protein, with protein MGKQWEAMDLKGGGLQQVQMAYKSVARTRLGAYLRWLLFPLGLHRFYLLERRGGLAYPAASLIALGVQLAFGLPWLWLVPGLAALADLFWIPGRLVRINKELRLQTMMSGAQRGAPRGFKGHYTEENATGEQEDRER; from the coding sequence ATGGGCAAGCAGTGGGAGGCCATGGACCTCAAGGGAGGCGGCCTGCAGCAGGTCCAGATGGCTTACAAGTCCGTGGCGCGGACCCGTCTGGGGGCCTACCTGCGCTGGCTGCTGTTTCCCCTCGGTCTCCACCGCTTCTATCTCCTCGAGCGCCGGGGCGGGCTCGCCTATCCGGCTGCCTCCCTGATCGCCCTTGGGGTGCAGCTCGCTTTCGGGCTCCCCTGGCTGTGGCTGGTCCCCGGCCTGGCGGCCCTCGCCGACCTGTTCTGGATACCCGGCCGGCTGGTCCGCATCAACAAGGAGCTGCGCCTGCAGACCATGATGAGCGGCGCCCAACGCGGCGCGCCCCGCGGCTTCAAGGGCCACTATACCGAGGAGAACGCCACCGGCGAGCAGGAGGACCGGGAGCGATGA
- a CDS encoding selenium metabolism-associated LysR family transcriptional regulator has protein sequence MADRRLHVFHTVARLSSFTKAANRLHMTQPAVTFQVKQLEEQFNTRLFDRNHNRITLTSAGSIVYDYADKILSLYDEMESSVGELTGEMRGILLVGASTTIGEYLLPRVLGAFRMAYPAMKVRMNVANTRDIVQQVENNTIDIGIVEGVVHNSNLAIRECQPDQLMAIFPQGHALAAKERVTPGDLLDYQFVLREEGSGTREVLADYIRDGGEDPNKLDIVMELGSGESVKGAVESGLGISVVSEATVRKEAQLGTLEVRPLEPALKRAFSFVHQKQKFRSQAVEHFYQFIMEQCKKGDPWAKENGSAQDQDQVAL, from the coding sequence ATGGCCGATCGCAGGCTGCACGTCTTTCATACCGTTGCGCGGCTTTCCAGCTTCACCAAGGCGGCTAACCGGCTGCACATGACCCAGCCGGCGGTCACTTTCCAGGTCAAGCAGCTCGAGGAGCAGTTCAACACCCGGCTATTCGACCGCAACCACAACCGGATCACCCTGACCAGCGCGGGCTCCATCGTCTACGACTATGCCGACAAGATCCTGAGCCTCTACGACGAGATGGAGAGCTCGGTGGGGGAGCTGACCGGGGAGATGCGCGGCATCCTGCTGGTGGGGGCGAGCACCACCATCGGCGAATACCTGCTGCCGCGGGTGCTCGGCGCCTTCCGGATGGCCTATCCGGCCATGAAGGTCCGCATGAACGTGGCCAATACCCGCGATATCGTCCAGCAGGTGGAGAACAACACCATCGACATAGGCATCGTCGAGGGCGTGGTCCATAACAGCAACCTGGCCATCCGGGAATGCCAGCCCGACCAGCTCATGGCCATATTCCCGCAGGGCCATGCCCTGGCCGCCAAGGAGCGGGTGACGCCCGGGGATCTGCTCGATTACCAGTTCGTCCTCCGCGAGGAAGGCTCCGGTACCCGCGAGGTCCTGGCCGACTATATCCGGGACGGCGGCGAGGACCCCAACAAGCTGGATATCGTCATGGAGCTCGGCTCCGGCGAGTCGGTGAAGGGCGCGGTGGAAAGCGGGCTGGGGATCTCGGTGGTCTCCGAGGCCACGGTGCGCAAGGAGGCCCAGCTCGGCACCCTGGAGGTGCGGCCGCTGGAGCCGGCCCTCAAGCGCGCCTTCTCCTTCGTCCATCAGAAGCAGAAGTTCCGCTCGCAGGCGGTGGAGCACTTCTACCAGTTCATCATGGAGCAATGCAAAAAGGGCGACCCCTGGGCCAAGGAGAACGGTTCGGCGCAGGACCAGGATCAGGTCGCGCTCTGA